A portion of the Hoylesella buccalis ATCC 35310 genome contains these proteins:
- a CDS encoding SusC/RagA family TonB-linked outer membrane protein — MKKRLTLFLACLFLSIGMAMAQTQINGTVISAEDGQPVIGASVVVQGTKNGTATNIEGKFTLSVPSGAKLMISYIGMVTQTVVATNNMTVRLVSDDSKLDEVIVVAYGTVKKSTYTGSATNVDSKKLEKVQAADASKALEGMVAGLSVTSPSGRAGESTVMRIRGIGSLNASSSPLIILDGAPYSGEINAINTKDIESINVLKDAASAALYGARGANGVIMITTKSGDKGRVQVSFDARIGTNQRAVPEYDIISDPGTYYKLTWEGLKNSVTYAEKPQKNPGQWASANLIDALGYNVYSTPDNKVVDENGNLTTAPIRYEDAANFNDWMGTLYEPKTREEYNLSVTKGSAKSKVYFSVGYLNDRGFSMKTKFERLTTRMSYDSDITDWLRIGASSQFAKTTAQNPVSYEENNFGNLFMWSRMIAPIYPIYKHDKDGKILRDAHGEMVYDDSQARQYAGGMNLIRQTELNITKNVNYYLTQNARVDVKLPYNFKFSSTATFNGNWWRWTNMMNPLVGDGQAYGGILNKEVNQTVSLNWNQILKWDKTFNDFGVHVMLGHENYNEKTNFLNGEKKGLLDPTLPEFRSGATISDLDSYGREYKVEGYFGQVTADYMDKYYASASLRRDGSSVFHPDHRWGTFWSLGGSWRINQEDFLKDVDAIQNLKLRVSYGVQGNDYLYLPNTNPPLRAYTPYTNLYRIASTGTESVYGPAYKGNENITWEKNNNFDVGLEFSLWKGLIAGELDFFSRRTSDMLFNLPISSTTGFDSEPVNFGKMVNTGFEFNLSSNVYNDRNVNVNVGVNGTTYTNKITELPEQFREDGISKGFRILKEQGGIFDYYMVKSAGVNPENGDQMYWCWNKKTEQFEKVGSKDYSSSLKDRQFVGSALPKIAGGFYANAAAYGFDFSIQFSYRVGGKVYDGSYRQLMSAGSLGSNWHKDILNHWTPENTNTDIPRLHTENQSLNQASDRFLIDGSYLSLNNLTFGYSLPKSVLSKAKIQGLRLYFAADNLGLWSKRKGLDPRIALNGAQDYSVNSAVRALSFGINLNL, encoded by the coding sequence ATGAAAAAAAGACTAACACTGTTTCTCGCTTGCCTGTTCCTAAGTATAGGTATGGCAATGGCACAAACACAGATTAACGGTACTGTGATTTCAGCGGAAGATGGTCAGCCTGTTATTGGAGCCTCCGTTGTAGTTCAAGGAACCAAAAATGGTACCGCTACTAACATTGAGGGTAAGTTTACCTTAAGTGTGCCAAGTGGTGCAAAACTCATGATTTCTTACATTGGAATGGTGACTCAAACAGTTGTTGCAACCAACAACATGACCGTTAGATTGGTGAGCGATGACAGTAAGCTCGATGAAGTAATCGTTGTAGCTTACGGTACGGTGAAGAAATCTACCTACACAGGTTCTGCAACGAATGTAGACTCTAAGAAATTGGAGAAGGTGCAGGCTGCCGATGCTTCTAAGGCTTTGGAAGGAATGGTTGCTGGTCTATCCGTAACATCTCCTTCAGGACGTGCAGGTGAGTCAACAGTGATGCGTATTCGTGGTATTGGTTCGTTGAACGCTTCCAGTTCACCATTGATTATTCTCGATGGTGCTCCTTACAGTGGCGAGATTAACGCTATTAACACCAAGGATATCGAGAGCATCAACGTTTTGAAAGATGCTGCCTCTGCTGCCTTGTATGGTGCACGTGGTGCCAATGGTGTTATCATGATTACCACCAAGAGTGGTGACAAGGGAAGAGTTCAGGTGTCTTTCGATGCCCGCATTGGTACCAATCAGCGTGCAGTGCCTGAATATGACATTATTAGTGACCCTGGTACGTATTACAAACTTACTTGGGAAGGACTTAAAAACTCGGTTACTTATGCTGAAAAACCACAGAAAAACCCTGGACAATGGGCTTCGGCAAATTTGATTGATGCGTTAGGGTATAATGTGTATAGTACACCTGACAACAAGGTAGTTGACGAAAATGGTAATCTGACCACAGCGCCAATTCGTTACGAAGATGCTGCCAACTTCAATGATTGGATGGGTACATTGTACGAACCCAAGACGCGCGAAGAATATAACCTGAGCGTTACCAAGGGTTCGGCTAAGTCGAAGGTGTATTTCTCTGTAGGTTACTTGAATGATCGTGGCTTCAGCATGAAGACTAAATTTGAGCGTTTGACTACTCGTATGTCATACGATTCGGATATTACCGACTGGTTGCGCATTGGGGCTTCTTCGCAATTTGCTAAGACTACTGCACAAAATCCCGTTAGCTATGAAGAGAACAACTTTGGCAACTTGTTTATGTGGAGCCGTATGATTGCGCCTATCTATCCTATTTACAAGCATGATAAGGATGGTAAGATTTTGCGTGACGCTCATGGAGAGATGGTTTATGACGATTCTCAGGCACGACAGTATGCTGGAGGTATGAACTTGATTCGACAGACCGAACTTAACATTACGAAAAACGTTAACTACTACCTCACGCAAAACGCACGCGTAGACGTTAAACTGCCTTACAACTTTAAGTTTAGCTCTACGGCTACATTTAATGGTAACTGGTGGCGTTGGACCAACATGATGAACCCACTTGTTGGTGATGGACAGGCTTACGGTGGTATTCTTAATAAAGAAGTGAACCAAACTGTGTCATTGAACTGGAACCAAATATTGAAATGGGACAAGACCTTCAATGACTTTGGTGTACATGTGATGCTGGGACATGAAAACTATAATGAAAAAACCAACTTCTTAAATGGTGAGAAGAAAGGGTTGCTCGATCCTACATTGCCAGAATTCCGTTCAGGTGCTACCATTTCCGACTTAGACTCTTATGGCCGCGAATACAAGGTAGAAGGCTACTTCGGACAGGTTACAGCCGACTACATGGACAAATACTACGCTTCTGCTTCTTTGCGTCGTGATGGTTCTTCCGTATTCCATCCCGATCATCGCTGGGGTACATTCTGGAGCTTGGGTGGATCTTGGCGCATCAATCAGGAAGACTTCTTGAAAGACGTTGATGCTATCCAAAACCTGAAGCTGCGTGTCAGCTACGGTGTACAGGGTAACGATTATCTGTACTTGCCAAATACGAATCCTCCTTTGCGTGCTTATACTCCGTATACCAACCTTTACCGTATTGCCTCTACGGGTACCGAAAGTGTTTACGGACCTGCTTATAAAGGTAACGAAAACATTACTTGGGAAAAGAACAACAACTTTGACGTTGGTTTGGAATTCTCGTTATGGAAAGGTTTGATTGCTGGTGAACTCGACTTCTTTAGCCGTCGTACATCCGATATGCTCTTCAATCTTCCTATCTCTTCAACGACAGGATTCGATTCTGAACCAGTGAACTTCGGTAAAATGGTAAATACAGGTTTTGAATTCAACCTTTCATCTAATGTGTACAACGATCGAAATGTCAATGTTAATGTAGGTGTGAATGGTACTACATACACAAACAAGATTACCGAATTGCCCGAACAGTTTAGAGAAGACGGTATCTCCAAAGGTTTCCGTATCTTGAAAGAGCAAGGTGGTATCTTCGACTACTATATGGTGAAATCGGCAGGTGTCAATCCAGAGAATGGTGACCAAATGTACTGGTGCTGGAATAAGAAAACAGAACAGTTTGAGAAAGTTGGCAGCAAAGATTACAGCAGCTCGTTAAAAGACAGACAGTTTGTAGGTTCTGCTTTGCCAAAAATAGCAGGAGGTTTCTATGCGAACGCAGCAGCCTATGGGTTCGACTTCTCAATTCAATTCTCTTATAGAGTGGGTGGAAAGGTTTACGATGGCAGTTATCGTCAATTAATGTCAGCAGGTTCGTTAGGCTCGAACTGGCACAAGGATATTTTGAACCACTGGACACCAGAGAACACCAACACCGATATTCCACGTTTGCATACGGAGAACCAAAGTCTTAATCAGGCTTCTGACCGTTTCCTCATTGATGGCTCTTATCTCAGCTTGAATAACCTTACATTTGGCTACTCATTGCCAAAGAGTGTATTGAGCAAGGCTAAAATCCAGGGACTTCGTCTATACTTTGCAGCCGACAACTTGGGGCTGTGGTCAAAGAGAAAGGGACTTGACCCACGTATTGCTCTCAACGGTGCACAAGATTATAGTGTAAACAGTGCAGTTCGCGCACTCTCGTTTGGTATCAACCTGAATTTATAA